In Rhinolophus sinicus isolate RSC01 linkage group LG01, ASM3656204v1, whole genome shotgun sequence, the genomic stretch TGAAACGGGCTCCGACTTAAAGTCCTCGGGAGCTGGTAAGGCAGCTGCGCTTCTCTGCACGGGAGGAGCCACACCTAAGAAAGGGGCGCCCCTCGCATCATGGCTCAAGTGCACGTCTGTATTATGGGTGTGTAAGTCATCACAAggctcagattttatttttaccatcaATATTTGTTCACTTAAAGCTCTATCTGTATGTTCCTGAGTACTTTCATCTCTTAAaggaattttctctttcttctcactcTTCCCTTTATTGGGATTTCCCAGAAGCAACTGGAGGACAGTGCGCCTTTCCAGCAGATTCTCTATTTCGGAACCAGAAAGTCTTGGTTCAGAAGCTGTCGCTTGACTActgaatgctttattttcttcaactgcatttgttttatttgagaGCAGGGGGCTACTTAATCTATCGATCATACCTATGGGTTTATCTGTATTTACACTCAGCAGCTGTTTACTGGGTCTCTGCTCTTCCCCTGAAGCGGAAGACTGCATTCCACACTGTGCTAAATTTTGTAACAGTTTACTGGCACTGAAGGTTGCAGAGTTTTGTGCGCCTTCATTTTGGACCGGTTTCTCTCCTTGCAATTCTTTGCTTTTTGTAAGGTCCACCAAGTGGTTAGAGACGGTATTCGTTGGCTTGTCAGGCTGAGTGCCACAGGTGTATGGAGAGGAATTCCATTTGATGACCAGAGAGTGCTGGGAGAGGTTGATGGGAGAGTCCGCTTGGGTGGAGGCAAGCAGCGGTGGAGTGCTCACTGGGGTAGCCCTGTGTGTGCTGGGGCTCTCTATGACAGAAGTCCTCGCGTAAGCCTGGGTGCTGAACTTTGTCACATCACTCTGTACGTCCTGAGGGCTGCTGTTTCTTTCTACAGTTTCATCGTTCTTATGGCCAAGTAGCAGTTGAAGAAGTGTTACTTTCTGGTGTGAATTGAGCTTAGAATTCTTTGAAGTATCTTGATCGTCTTTGATATCCACGTCAGGGACTTTGGGATCCCAAGTGTTGAGCAAGGACTGAGTTAAGTTATCCAGAGAAACAGGTTGGCTGGGTTCTGGTTTTTCAGTTCGGTGTTTGCAAGACAAGTCTATGGGAACACAGTTGGAGTAAGAACTTTCATCACCACTGCTATCATCAGTAAAACTAGGATTGTTATCTGAGTATTCATCAATAGTTGTAGGTGTACTACTATCCTCAAAAATGCTTCCTCTTTCACTGTGACTGTGTCCATTCATTGGCTTAGGTATGGTCTGGCTTTTAAGAAGATGTAAAAGCAAACTATTATTAGCAGcttgttttatattgtttctttcctGTGAGTTCTTATAGCCTGTAtttttgggggaaggaggaacGATACCCATTGGATTTTGAAATGTACTTTTGCTGGCCATTAATTTGCTTGATGGGGTTCTGGCTTGACCATTAAGATGGCTTGATATTCCTTTTGAGAGCTGGAAATTGCCGACATCCTTCTGGCCATTTTCTTGTAATCTGGCCATAGCAGCAAGTCTTTCACTTGCCGCTTGgtttgcattttgtgtttttaaagcatGTTCCCGAGAATACTGCTGTAAATGGGCTTCGCTGGAAAGGAGTAATGCTAGTTGACTACAAGCGACACTGGGTTTGGGTGAAGTGGCAGGACTAGCCCTTTTTTCCACCATGCTTGCAACAGCCTGTAATCTTGCAGCACACGACAAGGGTTCACTCATGACCTTTGTCCCACTCTGTCCAACATGATGAGGTGACTCTACAAACCTATCTCTGATGAGGTTCTTAGTCACGTCAGGGAGATTGGTATCAGGCTTTTGATCTTTAGCTTTACTTTTCTTCAACAAAGTTTTTAAGTGACTTGATGCAACACCGTAGCACCTTAAATCTTTCTCCACTTTTAAAGAATCGTGGCTGAGGGCGTATCCTTGCTCCTTGAGGCTCTGCCTAATTTGTTGTGACAGAGCAACAGTCTGCAGCCTCGAGCTGAACGACTGAAGCAGAGAGGCCAGCAATGTGCTGTCCTGCTTGCCTTTGGGCACACTGTCCACCATACCAGCAAGCAATGCTTCCTTCTTGACGTTTAGATTTACGATGGAGTCAGACAGCCTCTTCCGCTTCGCTGCGTTCCAGTCCTCAGAAGACTGCAACAGTCTGGCTTTTTTGAGATGCAGCATGCCAGATCCCTGATACGCATGAGTGTTGAGAACTGGACCATTACTTGGACAGGTGGGAAAGGCATTACCAGAAATGTTACAGTTCTGATCTTCTTCATTACGCCCAGCAGACTTCTTGTCGACGGCAGTACCTGACCCCTCTGCTGCCTGATGCATTAGTAATCCTTCTAGGTAAGTTAAAACAATAGAATCCTGGTGCACATCAGAGCCAAGCTCGTCTCCATGAGTCATGTTCAATAGAAGTGTTCACAGGGGCTTGGTTTCTATTCACTTTAAAGAATGGTTTTCTGTGGGTGAGTGAGATGGAACTTTAATAAGTGAGTGTCAGTTTACCGCCTTCCATAGTAATTAGACAGTGATGTACTGTTACATTCCGACCAGGATTTCTTCTGGCAACTACAAGATAAAAGGCAGGGTCCCTCCTATGCAGTCTGATCACAGAGCTGATCGACTCCTAAgcaagaagcagcagcagaattCCTTAACCTGTAGGTCTGCAGCAGCAAGCAGCTAGAATCCTTAGTGAATATCCTGCGTctccttcttcattttttgttcctcattatatgcaaataccagtgttctaaaaaaataagaataaaaaatagttaagGAAGTGCAGAACTAGAATTGTGCTATGATACATAAGAATATAGTACTTaagtttatatgtgtatatataacattacatatatacacacacacatatatataatacacacacacacacacacatataagcaTTATAGTTACTTCTTGAGTAATTATTGCCATTCCTATTAGTTTGGAACTCTCCTAGAAATCCTATGAATGAATCCCTA encodes the following:
- the NRIP1 gene encoding nuclear receptor-interacting protein 1, whose product is MTHGDELGSDVHQDSIVLTYLEGLLMHQAAEGSGTAVDKKSAGRNEEDQNCNISGNAFPTCPSNGPVLNTHAYQGSGMLHLKKARLLQSSEDWNAAKRKRLSDSIVNLNVKKEALLAGMVDSVPKGKQDSTLLASLLQSFSSRLQTVALSQQIRQSLKEQGYALSHDSLKVEKDLRCYGVASSHLKTLLKKSKAKDQKPDTNLPDVTKNLIRDRFVESPHHVGQSGTKVMSEPLSCAARLQAVASMVEKRASPATSPKPSVACSQLALLLSSEAHLQQYSREHALKTQNANQAASERLAAMARLQENGQKDVGNFQLSKGISSHLNGQARTPSSKLMASKSTFQNPMGIVPPSPKNTGYKNSQERNNIKQAANNSLLLHLLKSQTIPKPMNGHSHSERGSIFEDSSTPTTIDEYSDNNPSFTDDSSGDESSYSNCVPIDLSCKHRTEKPEPSQPVSLDNLTQSLLNTWDPKVPDVDIKDDQDTSKNSKLNSHQKVTLLQLLLGHKNDETVERNSSPQDVQSDVTKFSTQAYARTSVIESPSTHRATPVSTPPLLASTQADSPINLSQHSLVIKWNSSPYTCGTQPDKPTNTVSNHLVDLTKSKELQGEKPVQNEGAQNSATFSASKLLQNLAQCGMQSSASGEEQRPSKQLLSVNTDKPIGMIDRLSSPLLSNKTNAVEENKAFSSQATASEPRLSGSEIENLLERRTVLQLLLGNPNKGKSEKKEKIPLRDESTQEHTDRALSEQILMVKIKSEPCDDLHTHNTDVHLSHDARGAPFLGVAPPVQRSAAALPAPEDFKSEPVSPQDFSFSKNGLLSRLLRQNQESYLAEDLDNSHRNSELTLLESKNLCMVPKKRKLYAEPLENPLKKMKNNIVDAASSPSAPEVLYGSLVNQQELKLSRNDLEFKYPASHGSASEGEHRSWARESKSFNVLKQLLLSESCVRDLSQPRSNSVVESKKKGHKNNVTNSKPEFSISSLSGVMYSSAQPNSCMESRTFPYPAVVKTPISPPFPSEQHLGIVGSRAECGLLNGCSMPSEKGPIKWVITDGDKNEYEKDSPRLTKTNPILYYMLQKGGSSVTSRETQDKNIWREPSSAESVSQVTVKEELLPAAETKASFFNLRSPCNSHMGNNASCPHSTSGEVYGLLGNVLTIKKESE